From the genome of Streptacidiphilus rugosus AM-16, one region includes:
- a CDS encoding IS3 family transposase (programmed frameshift) — MAMKDYSDEFKADAVALYESTPGATYKDIAADLGINRATLREWVLRDRDRRGIAPTDARRGGTALARAGQPAASDDPDERIRQLEARVAELEASEQKLATERDILRKAAKYFGRRDELVSRYQFVHDHRDAYEVKRLCQVLEVNQSSYYKWLGGAEARAVRRSEDQVLAERIRRIHADSGGAYGSPRVTAELRGNGERVNHKRVARVMRTHGIAGIRLRRRVRTTVPDPAATLVPDLFQRNFNAPEPGRKYMGDITYLPLAGGEFLYLATVLDCFSRRVVGWSIADHMRTDLVADALRMAAATRGSLDGSVFHSDHGAQYGSRAFADLCSELGVTRSMGSVGSSADNAACESFHASLKRETLQGARDYGDPATCRRTVFAWLTRYNTRRRHSANGQLSPNEYEQRQHTAKLTLAA; from the exons ATGGCGATGAAGGACTACTCGGACGAGTTCAAGGCCGATGCCGTGGCCCTGTACGAGTCCACGCCCGGGGCGACGTACAAGGACATCGCCGCTGACCTGGGCATCAACAGGGCGACCCTGCGCGAGTGGGTGCTGCGGGACCGCGACCGCCGTGGCATCGCACCCACCGACGCCCGGCGGGGCGGGACGGCACTGGCCCGGGCGGGACAACCGGCCGCCTCCGACGATCCCGACGAGCGGATCCGGCAGTTGGAGGCCCGGGTGGCCGAGCTTGAGGCGAGCGAGCAGAAGCTGGCCACCGAACGGGACATCCTGCGGAAGGCGGCCAAGTATTTCG GCCGGCGAGACGAACTGGTGAGCCGCTACCAGTTCGTCCATGACCACCGGGACGCCTACGAGGTGAAGCGGCTGTGCCAGGTCCTGGAGGTCAACCAGTCCAGCTACTACAAGTGGCTCGGCGGCGCCGAGGCCAGAGCCGTCCGCCGCAGCGAGGACCAAGTCCTCGCTGAGCGGATCCGCCGGATCCACGCCGATTCCGGTGGTGCTTACGGCTCTCCGAGGGTGACCGCGGAACTGCGTGGAAACGGAGAACGGGTCAACCACAAGCGGGTCGCCCGGGTCATGCGGACCCACGGCATCGCCGGGATCCGCCTGCGCAGAAGGGTCCGCACCACCGTCCCGGACCCGGCCGCGACCCTCGTCCCGGACCTGTTCCAGCGGAACTTCAACGCCCCGGAGCCGGGACGCAAGTACATGGGCGACATCACGTATCTGCCGCTGGCGGGCGGGGAGTTCCTCTACCTGGCGACCGTGCTGGACTGCTTCAGCCGCCGGGTCGTGGGCTGGTCGATCGCCGATCACATGCGCACCGACCTGGTCGCCGACGCGCTGCGGATGGCAGCCGCGACCCGCGGCAGCCTGGATGGGTCGGTGTTCCACAGCGACCACGGGGCGCAATACGGGTCCCGGGCCTTCGCCGACCTGTGCTCGGAGCTGGGCGTCACCCGGTCGATGGGCTCCGTCGGCAGCAGCGCGGACAACGCTGCCTGCGAGAGTTTCCACGCTTCACTGAAACGGGAGACGCTCCAGGGCGCCCGCGACTACGGCGACCCTGCCACCTGCAGGAGGACCGTCTTCGCCTGGCTGACCCGCTACAACACCCGTCGGCGTCACTCCGCCAACGGTCAGCTCAGCCCGAACGAATACGAACAGCGACAGCACACGGCTAAGCTCACGCTCGCCGCGTGA